One Artemia franciscana chromosome 15, ASM3288406v1, whole genome shotgun sequence genomic window carries:
- the LOC136036547 gene encoding piggyBac transposable element-derived protein 2-like, protein MDQPSPCTSKTVEDEYSAVQRRLRRRPVSLAQALNFFLCPEDNSDLEDLSDEDEDPSDPSFLLPDPDNNPQEEEIEEEIESGRIEADDHNSEDDHEDVEIARQNATSSGTAASKPSKRRDLAWRKVDFVQPDAAWKDHLVVDQEMSGKTPLEFVRLFFDQGVVNHIRDQTKIYALQKDAKEFGVSSAEVECFLGILAFTGIVKMPSYRSYWSNETRYPVIADAMSRDKFEQIKKYLHFNDNLTQKPRGDPGHDKIHKVRPLIEMIRDNFMKIPPEEHQPVDEQIVPTKQRISLKQYNPKKPHKWGYKFISRDGESGFDLAQIQSDQGILTLATVRASRLKGCALQSDSKLKARGRGSYNWRVETQSNAIVVKWYDNKPVHLISTYAALDPEDTCRRWDGKRNEYADVKRPYCVKEYNRFMGGVDLADMLLELYRIDFKSRSKWYMRIFFFLFDLSVVNGWLLYRRCLAAGQKPMNLLQFKTDVARALLSGASLATPKRGRPFSDADTNSQKKRNYTCRPPDSTRLDGQGHFPAWIESKQRYRVCVQAHSKVKCVKCEVSLFFTPNRNCFLTYHTM, encoded by the exons ATGGACCAACCTTCTCCGTGTACATCAAAAACTGTGGAAGATGAGTATTCGGCTGTCCAGCGAAGACTTCGAAGACGCCCCGTGTCATTAGCACAGgctctgaatttttttctttgcccGGAAGACAACTCCGACCTCGAAGATCTGTCTGATGAAGATGAGGACCCATCTGATCCTAGTTTTCTCCTTCCTGATCCTGATAATAACCCGCAGGAAGAAGAGAttgaagaagaaatagaaagcgGTCGAATTGAAGCTGACGACCACAACAGTGAGGATGACCATGAGGACGTCGAGATCGCCAGACAAAATGCCACGAGCTCAGGCACTGCTGCTTCGAAACCAAGCAAAAGACGGGACCTTGCTTGGAGAAAAGTGGATTTCGTCCAGCCAGATGCTGCGTGGAAGGATCATCTTGTCGTCGACCAAGAAATGAGTGGCAAGACACCCCTGGAATTTGTCAGGCTGTTTTTTGACCAAGGCGTTGTCAACCATATACGTGACCAAACGAAAATTTACGCTCTTCAAAAAGATGCCAAAGAATTTGGAGTTTCATCTGCCGAGGTGGAATGCTTCTTAGGGATCCTTGCATTCACAGGAATAGTGAAAATGCCGTCATACCGCAGTTACTGGTCAAACGAAACGCGCTACCCTGTAATAGCTGATGCCATGTCGCGTGACAAATTCGAGCAGATCAAAAAGTATCTTCATTTCAACGACAATCTTACCCAGAAACCACGAGGAGACCCTGGGCACGACAAGATCCACAAAGTTCGTCCTCTGATAGAGATGATCAGAGATAACTTTATGAAGATACCCCCAGAAGAACACCAGCCAGTAGACGAGCAAATTGTGCCGACAAAACAGAGGATTTCGTTGAAGCAGTACAATCCCAAGAAACCGCATAAGTGGGGTTATAAGTTCATCTCAAGGGATGGGGAGAGTGGTTTCG ACTTGGCACAAATACAAAGTGATCAGGGCATACTTACACTGGCCACAGTGAGGGCAAGCAGGTTGAAAGGCTGTGCCTTGCAATCAGACAGCAAATTGAAAGCCCGAGGAAGAGGCTCTTACAACTGGCGAGTGGAAACGCAGTCGAATGCCATTGTGGTGAAGTGGTATGACAATAAGCCAGTCCACTTGATTTCGACCTATGCCGCCCTAGACCCAGAAGATACGTGTAGGCGGTGGGATGGTAAAAGAAACGAGTATGCCGATGTCAAGCGACCATATTGTGTGAAGGAGTACAACCGCTTTATGGGTGGTGTAGATCTTGCCGACATGTTGCTGGAGCTTTACAGGATCGACTTCAAGTCACGGAGCAAATGGTACATGaggatcttcttcttcttgtttgaccTCTCCGTTGTGAATGGCTGGCTCTTATACCGCAGGTGTCTTGCTGCTGGGCAGAAACCAATGAACCTGCTACAGTTCAAGACAGATGTGGCACGTGCACTTCTATCTGGTGCATCTTTGGCAACACCAAAGAGAGGTAGACCTTTCAGTGACGCAGATACCAActctcagaaaaaaagaaattatacttGTCGCCCCCCAGACTCGACAAGACTCGATGGACAGGGGCACTTCCCGGCTTGGATAGAGAGCAAACAGAGATACAGAGTATGTGTACAAGCTCATTCCAAAGTGAAATGCGTAAAATGTGAAGTGTCCTTGTTTTTCACACCCAAcaggaattgttttctgacttaccACACTATGTAG